The genomic region TCTGGCGGTGCATCAGTCGATGGACAATTTTGAGCAGCGGGCGGCGGTGAGTACGTGGATGTACCGGATTACGATAAACAAATCGCTTGATTTTATACGAAGCCGGAAGCGGAAAAAGCGGTTTGCTTTTCTTACGGCCTTGTTTGGCGACGACGGGCGGGAAACGGTGCAGCTGCATTCGGAATTTAATCACCCCGGCGCGGCACTGGAGCAGAAAGAAGCCCTGCAGCGCATTTTCGGCTGCATAAATGATTTGCCCGACGGCCAGAAGACGGCGCTGATACTGATGAAAATAGAAGGCCGCAGCCAGCAGGAAACTGCCGAAATAATGAACACCACAGCCAAGGCCGTAGAATCGCTGGTGCAGCGGGCCAAGGTAAATCTTTCAAAAAAACTGGGGCAGGCCGAAGGAACTGCACACGAAAAACGTTCAACTGAATAAGCATACAAGCCATGAAAACCGACCTGGAACTTTTAACCACGCTGCAACGCGCCGAAATATCGCCGTATGTGTGGACACGCATACAGGCCCGCATTGCAACCCGCGTGCAGATGAACATGAAGCCGGCCCTGGCATGGACCATGCTTGGTGCAGCGGTGGTGCTGCTGGC from Bacteroidota bacterium harbors:
- a CDS encoding RNA polymerase sigma factor, translated to MVYNLALHYVQNVEDAEEITQDVFLAVHQSMDNFEQRAAVSTWMYRITINKSLDFIRSRKRKKRFAFLTALFGDDGRETVQLHSEFNHPGAALEQKEALQRIFGCINDLPDGQKTALILMKIEGRSQQETAEIMNTTAKAVESLVQRAKVNLSKKLGQAEGTAHEKRSTE